One window of Lacerta agilis isolate rLacAgi1 chromosome 14, rLacAgi1.pri, whole genome shotgun sequence genomic DNA carries:
- the KAT8 gene encoding histone acetyltransferase KAT8 encodes MAAAAGPGGGEAASASAADEGGGADRGSPPGSDPRRLGPGGREEEEAPGQGSAGGPANQSHAPSSSPPPREAEVTVEIGETYLCRRGDGTWHSAEVIQSRINEQEAREEFYVHYVGFNRRLDEWVDKNRLALTKTVKDAVQKNTDQYMNELSEQPERKITRNQKRKHDEINHVQKTYAEMDPTTAALEKEHEAITKVKYVDKIHIGNYEIDAWYFSPFPEDYGKQPKLWICEYCLKYMKFEKTYRYHLGQCQWRQPPGKEIYRKNNISVYEVDGKDHKIYCQNLCLLAKLFLDHKTLYFDVEPFVFYILTEVDRQGAHIVGYFSKEKESPDGNNVACILTLPPYQRRGYGKFLIAFSYELSKLESTVGSPEKPLSDLGKLSYRSYWSWVLLEILRDFRGTLSIKDLSQMTSITQNDIISTLQSLNMVKYWKGQHVICVTPKLVEEHLKSAQYKKPPITVDSLCLRWAPPKHKQAKISKK; translated from the exons atggcagcggctgcggggccTGGAGGAGGCGAAGCGGCCTCGGCCTCCGCCGCCGACGAAGGCGGCGGCGCGGACAGGGGGAGCCCCCCCGGCTCGGACCCACGACGCCTGGGGCCGGGGGGGCGAGAGGAAGAGGAGGCGCCGGGGCAAGGCAGCGCGGGGGGCCCGGCCAACCAAAGCCACGCGCCCTCGTCGTCGCCGCCGCCCCGCGAAGCCGAGGTCACCGTGGAGATCGGGGAGACTTACCTGTGTCGGCGCGGGGACGGGACGTGGC ATTCTGCAGAAGTGATTCAGTCGCGGATCAATGAGCAAGAAGCCAGGGAGGAGTTTTATGTGCACTATGTTGGGT TCAACCGGCGTCTGGATGAGTGGGTGGACAAAAACCGCCTGGCCCTCACCAAGACAGTAAAAGATGCAGTACAGAAGAACACAGATCAGTACATGAATGAACTGTCTGAGCAGCCAGAGCGCAAGATCACTCGGAACCAGAAGCGCAAACATGATGAAATCAACCATGTGCAAAAG ACGTATGCTGAGATGGATCCCACCACAGCAGCTTTGGAGAAGGAGCACGAAGCA ATCACCAAGGTGAAATACGTGGACAAAATCCATATTGGGAACTATGAGATTGACGCTTGGTATTTCTCACCATTCCCAGAGGACTATGGGAAGCAGCCCAAGCTGTGGATCTGCGAGTACTGCCTCAAGTACATGAAATTTGAGAAGACCTACCGCTATCATCTG GGACAGTGTCAGTGGCGGCAGCCACCAGGGAAGGAGATCTACCGCAAAAACAACATTTCAGTGTATGAGGTGGATGGCAAAGATCACAAG aTTTACTGCCAGAATTTGTGTCTCTTAGCCAAACTGTTCCTGGACCACAAGACTCTCTACTTTGATGTGGAGCCTTTTGTCTTCTACATTCTCACTGAGGTCGACAGGCAAGGAGCTCATATTGTCGGCTACTTCTCCAAG GAGAAGGAGTCACCAGATGGCAACAATGTCGCCTGCATCCTCACCTTGCCCCCATACCAAAGAAGGGGCTATGGGAAGTTCCTCATTGCTTTCA GCTATGAGCTCTCCAAACTGGAAAGCACAGTGGGTTCCCCAGAGAAGCCCCTCTCAGATCTAGGCAAGCTGAGCTACCGTAGCTACTGGTCGTGGGTCTTGCTAGAGATCCTCCGGGACTTCCGAGGTACCCTCTCCATCAAAGACCTCAG TCAGATGACAAGCATCACGCAAAATGACATCATCAGTACGCTGCAGTCTCTGAACATGGTCAAGTACTGGAAGGGGCAGCATGTCATCTGCGTCACACCCAAGCTGGTCGAGGAGCATCTCAAAAGTGCCCAGTACAAGAAGCCTCCCATCACAG TGGATTCCCTGTGTCTGCGATGGGCACCTCCGAAACACAAGCAAGCCAAGATTTCCAAGAAGTGA
- the PRSS8 gene encoding prostasin yields the protein MGSLLGGLGLLIFGSVFFSCSHSAAIGANSTQPGFCGVPAMGRIMGGMNANHGQWPWQVSLSSSKSGHHLCGASLIAPQWLVTAAHCFPVKAEIEDYDVVLGAHRLNDPPNGLEVMQVEQVIKHPDYVEEEGSKGDIALVKLKKAVNYSRTIRPICLPASSVVFPAGMKCTVTGWGNVLVSTSLPTPKTLQQLEVPIIGTETCKCLYRRNPDPEDPLTVHDDMICAGFAEGMKDACQGDSGGPLSCLIGNAWLLAGVVSWGDECGAPNRPGIYSRISTYADWIQANVPEVQLSQVTSDVQPISEEGMCSDTPGTRRPGPYDDIQPQPGWSRPINPTNPASGSAASWACMSSLPLLVLFLQTFHYFL from the exons TATTCTTCTCATGCTCCCACTCTGCAGCCATTGGAGCCAACAGCACCCAACCAG GATTCTGTGGAGTGCCCGCTATGGGGCGAATCATGGGTGGCATGAACGCCAACCATGGACAGTGGCCCTGGCAGGTATCCctgagcagcagcaaaagcgGCCATCACCTCTGCGGAGCGTCTCTCATTGCCCCCCAGTGGCTAGTCACAGCGGCACATTGCTTCCCTGT GAAGGCTGAAATTGAAGACTACGATGTCGTCCTGGGGGCCCATCGGCTGAATGACCCCCCAAACGGCCTGGAAGTTATGCAGGTGGAGCAAGTGATTAAGCACCCTGACTACGTGGAAGAAGAAGGCTCTAAAGGGGACATTGCCCTGGTGAAGCTCAAGAAGGCAGTGAACTACAGCCGTACGATCCGCCCCATCTGCCTGCCCGCCTCTTCTGTCGTCTTCCCAGCCGGCATGAAGTGTACCGTCACCGGCTGGGGGAACGTGCTCGTATCCA CAAGCCTCCCCACACCCAAGACGCTACAGCAGCTTGAAGTGCCCATTATTGGGACAGAGACTTGCAAGTGCCTGTACAGGCGAAACCCTGATCCTGAGGATCCCCTCACTGTCCACGACGACATGATCTGTGCTGGCTTTGCTGAGGGGATGAAGGATGCATGCCAG GGTGACTCTGGAGGACCCCTTTCCTGTCTTATTGGCAATGCTTGGCTGCTGGCCGGAGTGGTGAGTTGGGGGGACGAATGTGGAGCCCCCAACAGGCCTGGTATCTACAGCCGCATCTCAACCTATGCCGACTGGATTCAGGCAAATGTTCCGGAGGTGCAGCTCAGCCAAGTGACCTCCGACGTGCAGCCCATTTCGGAGGAGGGCATGTGCTCCGACACTCCTGGCACTAGGCGGCCTGGACCTTACGATGACATCCAGCCTCAGCCAGGCTGGTCCCGTCCCATCAACCCGACAAACCCTGCCTCGGGCAGTGCTGCGTCCTGGGCCTGCATGTCCAGCCTGCCTCTTCTTGTGCTCTTCCTTCAGACCTTCCACTATTTCTTATAA